A window of the Campylobacter massiliensis genome harbors these coding sequences:
- a CDS encoding CAAX protease, with translation MFDIVQSLYEKIYDIFKQGYDSFMDQEFEARIKRAISVLHFKYLIGACKEANAVLPKTNLNNLNLFDLIISIYNKRHRTHQAKFLLLHCFESGLRSTLAVNFSNLYNQDADDWFFKTDKPELGRILNIVKRRCKNEDLQNLGTFGIFDKFYMIDLEELSDEYWHTVEHIFASTKEYKSQILPAYGRQHLITKIGQIRKARNEIYHNNPTKIKFAKDLEILLLRMGYNLQDAIGGCDFRGDIKLQYKYD, from the coding sequence ATGTTTGACATAGTCCAAAGCTTGTATGAAAAAATATACGATATATTTAAACAAGGCTACGATAGCTTTATGGATCAGGAATTTGAGGCCAGAATAAAAAGAGCGATATCGGTATTGCATTTTAAATATTTAATTGGAGCCTGCAAAGAAGCTAACGCCGTATTGCCAAAAACAAACCTAAACAACCTCAATCTATTTGATTTAATAATTTCAATCTACAATAAAAGACATAGAACCCATCAGGCCAAGTTTCTCTTGCTGCACTGTTTTGAGAGCGGACTTCGTAGCACTCTAGCCGTCAATTTTTCAAATTTATACAACCAAGACGCCGATGATTGGTTCTTTAAAACAGATAAGCCAGAGCTTGGAAGGATATTAAATATAGTAAAAAGGCGTTGCAAAAATGAAGACCTACAAAATCTAGGAACATTTGGCATATTCGATAAATTTTATATGATAGACCTAGAAGAGCTAAGCGATGAATATTGGCATACGGTAGAGCACATCTTTGCAAGTACGAAAGAATACAAGTCCCAAATACTTCCGGCTTACGGACGCCAACATCTAATAACCAAAATAGGGCAAATAAGAAAAGCTAGAAATGAAATATACCACAATAATCCTACAAAGATAAAATTCGCAAAAGATTTGGAAATATTGCTTTTACGAATGGGTTACAATTTACAAGATGCTATCGGCGGCTGCGATTTTAGAGGCGATATCAAGCTGCAATACAAATACGATTAG
- a CDS encoding cell surface protein, with protein sequence MISGSNLNISTANFKSNLTPADKTAKTNLANEQTEIAKEQDKAKEKSQIDALMHIPIKNAVESIIDIDESEKGWITKTIDKIDGILSKKYTADERRALSMKYPPETMDGAKDLVLQLYANTLKRYSKDGEPTIQGKLLGLGTKEEREELIAFKDSLPEGATMSDVGANLLLRTDISIEEFKKLYAEDIEKTTKAHKEAVAKINQEMREYNENLAKQRAEAKFKPIQATSKSKTYVDKDIRREFFENFLKAERKKGTDITEILNQLAKLGKFDVKA encoded by the coding sequence ATGATAAGCGGCTCAAATTTAAACATTTCTACGGCAAATTTCAAGTCAAATTTAACTCCTGCAGATAAAACCGCTAAGACGAATTTGGCGAACGAGCAAACGGAAATTGCAAAAGAACAAGACAAGGCAAAAGAAAAAAGCCAAATCGACGCCCTTATGCATATACCTATTAAAAATGCGGTAGAAAGCATCATAGATATAGACGAGAGCGAAAAAGGCTGGATAACAAAAACCATAGATAAAATAGACGGCATACTCTCTAAGAAATATACTGCGGACGAGAGGCGAGCGCTGTCGATGAAATATCCACCCGAGACCATGGATGGGGCAAAAGATTTGGTGTTACAGCTTTATGCGAATACTCTCAAAAGGTATTCAAAGGATGGCGAGCCGACTATCCAAGGTAAGCTTTTGGGGCTGGGCACCAAAGAGGAACGAGAGGAATTAATCGCTTTTAAAGACTCTTTACCAGAAGGAGCTACGATGAGCGACGTCGGAGCCAATTTGCTGTTAAGAACCGACATCAGTATAGAAGAATTTAAAAAACTCTATGCGGAAGATATCGAGAAAACCACGAAAGCCCACAAAGAAGCCGTAGCAAAAATCAATCAAGAGATGAGAGAATACAACGAAAATTTAGCTAAGCAAAGAGCCGAAGCCAAATTTAAACCCATACAAGCCACAAGTAAAAGCAAAACATACGTAGATAAAGACATCAGACGAGAATTCTTTGAAAATTTCTTAAAAGCCGAACGCAAAAAGGGGACGGATATAACTGAAATTTTAAATCAACTAGCAAAACTAGGCAAATTTGACGTAAAAGCATAA
- a CDS encoding ABC transporter substrate-binding protein, with the protein MKRRISLLLFLVLALILNACDGSSQSNKNEISENKEKEASQVREVKEVKESEYSVTDVRGKTIKFEKTPERIATVDKPLPSIIYAIDGKTDKIVGCNPSSIKAFEESVLKNMYPQLANANTKWCSKDSVVNVEELLKLKPDVVFIYSNIEKEIEKMEAAGLKVVALKRAEFDSIKENIKMISEVLQKKERGDLLVEYMDKGINEVTSKLAEIKDEDKPKVIEFYSDMKIAVKTYDHWMKPSGAHNPAHELKGKLAEVDMEQMIVWNPDIIYLGNHSDLMPEDFIENKQEGRDWSTIKAVANKQVYKIPIGVYRWDPPGVETPLTVKWAAKIQYPQLFSDMDMEVELKNFFEYVYDYKLSDDEVATILRK; encoded by the coding sequence ATGAAAAGAAGGATTAGTTTATTATTATTTTTAGTACTAGCATTAATTTTAAATGCTTGTGACGGCAGCTCTCAAAGTAATAAAAATGAAATCAGTGAAAACAAGGAAAAAGAAGCTAGTCAAGTGCGAGAAGTTAAAGAGGTAAAAGAAAGCGAATACTCGGTTACTGATGTTAGAGGAAAAACGATTAAATTTGAAAAAACACCGGAAAGAATTGCAACGGTGGACAAGCCTCTTCCGTCTATAATATATGCAATTGATGGAAAGACAGATAAAATTGTAGGATGCAACCCATCTTCTATTAAAGCTTTTGAAGAAAGTGTTTTAAAAAACATGTATCCACAACTAGCTAATGCGAATACTAAATGGTGTTCAAAAGACTCAGTTGTTAACGTGGAAGAGTTATTGAAGCTAAAACCGGATGTAGTGTTTATTTATTCGAATATTGAGAAAGAAATTGAAAAAATGGAAGCTGCAGGACTTAAGGTAGTAGCTTTAAAGAGGGCAGAATTTGACAGTATAAAAGAAAATATAAAAATGATATCTGAAGTACTTCAAAAGAAAGAACGTGGCGACTTATTAGTTGAATATATGGACAAAGGAATTAATGAAGTAACATCAAAGTTAGCTGAAATAAAAGATGAAGATAAACCAAAAGTTATAGAGTTTTATAGTGACATGAAAATAGCTGTAAAAACATACGACCATTGGATGAAACCAAGTGGAGCCCATAATCCGGCCCACGAGCTTAAGGGTAAATTGGCTGAAGTGGACATGGAGCAGATGATTGTATGGAACCCTGATATCATTTATTTAGGAAATCATTCAGACTTAATGCCGGAAGACTTTATTGAAAATAAGCAGGAAGGTAGAGACTGGTCAACAATTAAAGCTGTAGCTAACAAACAAGTATACAAAATTCCTATAGGTGTTTATAGGTGGGATCCTCCTGGGGTTGAAACTCCGCTTACAGTTAAATGGGCTGCAAAAATACAGTATCCACAATTGTTTTCAGATATGGACATGGAAGTAGAGTTAAAGAATTTCTTTGAATATGTATATGATTACAAATTATCAGATGATGAAGTTGCTACAATATTGAGGAAGTAG
- a CDS encoding aldo/keto reductase → MEYRKLGSTGIQISRISMGSHHLKNPQDIDKHAENFFYAYKQGINFFETGDTYGNNCSELILGAAIKEMKKHKKPFYIMSKTHAGDSKTFRKNLENSLKNLGISCIDSFTCLWGVKSFEEWRGAKNYGAIREMEKAREEGLIKHITFSSHLQNKELIEMIGEYKFDYSLQGFNIINSKYRLKGIMKTHEKDIGTIAMNPLATGDLLLYEDIFNAIRIKEDQTLVQAAYAYILSFPFIDSVLGTFNSKDEINEAIKTLYQEPYSAKERSEQEGKLKERINQVDLERKIEVGKALRQRPHILREEVADLFGVYPLSV, encoded by the coding sequence ATGGAATATAGAAAATTAGGATCTACAGGCATACAAATTTCAAGAATATCTATGGGAAGTCATCACTTAAAGAATCCCCAAGATATAGATAAACATGCAGAAAATTTCTTCTATGCATATAAACAAGGAATAAATTTCTTTGAAACCGGCGATACTTATGGAAACAATTGTTCAGAACTTATATTAGGTGCAGCCATAAAAGAAATGAAGAAGCATAAAAAACCATTTTATATTATGTCAAAGACACATGCCGGAGATTCTAAAACATTTCGAAAAAATCTTGAAAATTCTTTGAAGAATTTAGGAATAAGTTGTATTGACTCCTTTACTTGTCTTTGGGGTGTAAAATCTTTTGAAGAATGGAGAGGAGCTAAAAACTATGGAGCTATAAGAGAGATGGAAAAAGCAAGAGAAGAAGGACTTATTAAGCATATTACTTTTTCTTCACACTTACAAAATAAAGAACTAATTGAGATGATTGGGGAGTATAAATTTGATTATAGTTTACAGGGCTTTAATATAATTAATTCCAAATACAGATTAAAAGGAATAATGAAGACTCATGAAAAAGATATAGGGACAATAGCTATGAATCCGCTGGCAACAGGAGACTTGTTGCTTTATGAAGATATATTTAACGCTATTCGTATAAAAGAAGACCAAACTTTGGTTCAAGCGGCATATGCATATATTCTGTCCTTTCCTTTTATAGATTCTGTACTGGGAACCTTTAATTCAAAAGATGAAATTAATGAAGCTATTAAAACCCTATATCAAGAACCTTACTCTGCTAAAGAAAGGAGTGAACAAGAAGGAAAATTAAAAGAAAGAATTAATCAAGTTGATTTAGAAAGAAAGATAGAAGTTGGCAAAGCTCTTAGACAAAGACCTCATATATTAAGAGAAGAAGTTGCAGATTTGTTTGGAGTTTATCCACTAAGTGTATAA
- a CDS encoding ABC transporter ATP-binding protein — MILQVKKGTFSYDKRKILKDISFDLKEEEVMSILGPNGVGKTTFLRCLMGFLKWDTGKALLFGKDINEYAEKELWENLSYVPQVKKSVFSYGVLEMVVMGLDKENSFFHIPTKEDYDKAYETLKELGVEKLSNRYCDELSGGELQMVMIARALVSNPKLLILDEPESNLDMKNQIRIIEAIKHINVNKKSACIINTHFPSHALQISDKTLFIGSDYKTTFDESSKAITEDNLQKYFQIKAKILIFQAEEVEYKTVAPYKAI, encoded by the coding sequence ATGATACTCCAAGTTAAAAAAGGTACTTTTTCATATGACAAGAGAAAAATTTTAAAAGATATTTCATTTGATTTAAAAGAAGAAGAAGTAATGTCCATTCTTGGACCCAATGGGGTGGGTAAAACTACTTTCTTAAGGTGTCTTATGGGATTTTTAAAATGGGACACGGGAAAAGCCTTATTGTTCGGCAAAGATATAAATGAATATGCAGAAAAAGAATTATGGGAAAACTTAAGTTATGTTCCTCAAGTTAAGAAAAGTGTGTTTAGTTATGGGGTTTTAGAAATGGTTGTGATGGGTTTAGACAAGGAAAACAGTTTTTTCCATATCCCTACGAAGGAAGATTATGATAAAGCTTATGAAACTTTAAAAGAATTAGGAGTTGAAAAGCTATCAAATAGATACTGTGATGAGCTATCCGGAGGAGAGCTTCAAATGGTTATGATTGCGAGAGCTCTTGTTTCTAATCCAAAACTTCTTATTTTAGATGAACCGGAGTCAAACCTGGATATGAAGAATCAAATTAGAATCATAGAGGCAATTAAACATATAAATGTAAATAAAAAATCTGCTTGCATAATAAACACTCATTTTCCTAGTCATGCATTGCAGATATCTGACAAAACTTTGTTTATCGGTAGTGACTACAAAACAACCTTTGATGAAAGTTCGAAAGCCATTACTGAAGATAACTTACAAAAGTATTTTCAGATCAAAGCTAAAATTTTAATTTTTCAAGCAGAAGAAGTTGAATACAAAACAGTTGCACCTTATAAAGCCATATAG
- a CDS encoding FecCD family ABC transporter permease yields the protein MGKGFFKNKKLCILVLFVLLLLLILTCICLGRYQVSPYKAFMIIYKTITGDVSGLDVHETSVVIDIRLPRILMGVLVGAGLSLAGAAYQTVFSNPLVSPDLLGVSSGAGFGAALSILLSLDMIVTQHVSLLLGLLAVYIVLNLSRVKKRTDLYVLVLSGVIVKSLFDASISFIKYIADPEDKLPTITMWLLGSLASVSYRDLVICSIIIIPCIFGFFLLRWKLNLLSLDSDEARSLGINVKKLRIVVILLSTLITATTVSVCGIIGWIGLIIPHLARMVIGNDNRYLIPTCCVMGAIYLLLIDTLSRAATSNEIPISILTAFIGAPLFITILRKNSGERR from the coding sequence ATGGGGAAAGGTTTCTTTAAGAATAAAAAATTATGCATATTGGTTCTCTTTGTATTGCTATTGCTTTTAATACTAACTTGTATTTGTTTAGGAAGATATCAGGTTAGCCCCTATAAAGCATTTATGATTATATACAAAACAATAACCGGAGATGTTAGCGGCTTAGATGTACATGAAACTAGTGTAGTAATTGACATAAGACTACCTAGAATACTTATGGGAGTTTTAGTAGGTGCAGGGCTATCACTGGCAGGAGCAGCATATCAAACTGTTTTTTCAAACCCTTTAGTTAGCCCGGACTTACTAGGGGTGTCTTCAGGAGCAGGTTTTGGGGCGGCTTTATCTATATTATTATCCCTAGACATGATAGTGACTCAGCATGTTTCTTTGCTTCTGGGGCTTTTAGCAGTTTATATAGTTTTAAACCTATCCAGAGTAAAAAAACGAACAGATTTGTATGTGTTAGTTTTATCCGGAGTAATTGTAAAGTCACTATTTGATGCTTCAATATCATTTATTAAATATATAGCAGATCCGGAAGATAAGCTTCCAACTATCACTATGTGGTTGCTGGGAAGTTTAGCAAGTGTATCCTATAGAGATCTTGTTATTTGTTCAATAATAATAATACCTTGTATTTTCGGCTTCTTTCTATTAAGGTGGAAATTGAATCTTTTATCTCTAGATTCTGATGAGGCTAGGTCTTTAGGAATTAATGTAAAAAAATTACGTATTGTGGTTATCTTACTCTCAACATTGATAACTGCAACTACAGTTTCTGTATGTGGAATTATAGGATGGATAGGTTTAATAATTCCCCATTTGGCGAGAATGGTTATCGGAAATGATAATAGGTACCTTATTCCAACTTGTTGTGTTATGGGAGCAATTTATTTATTACTGATAGATACCCTTTCAAGAGCAGCTACAAGCAATGAAATTCCCATTTCAATATTAACAGCATTTATAGGTGCGCCATTATTCATAACTATACTTAGAAAGAATTCGGGAGAAAGAAGATGA
- a CDS encoding transposase, with the protein MANGDYEVTHNRILNSVKKKYHSYKGKVGKIADNIIDRNFKADKPLQKWSTDVSQFNFSWGKCNISPILDMYTNEIISYDLSLSPNLEQISKKILLTSLY; encoded by the coding sequence ATGGCAAACGGAGATTATGAAGTAACTCATAATAGGATTCTTAATAGTGTAAAGAAAAAATATCATTCATACAAAGGTAAAGTAGGCAAGATTGCTGATAATATAATAGACAGAAATTTTAAAGCTGATAAGCCGTTGCAAAAATGGAGTACTGATGTATCTCAATTTAACTTTTCATGGGGTAAATGCAACATTTCACCAATACTTGATATGTATACAAATGAAATAATCTCTTATGACTTATCCTTAAGTCCTAATTTAGAGCAAATATCTAAAAAAATTTTGTTAACTTCTTTATATTGA
- the ttdA gene encoding L(+)-tartrate dehydratase subunit alpha: protein MDKQKAAQKMTEVMAKFVGYTGKVLPDDVTAKLRELSERETQPLAKEIYKTMFENQRLAKQLDRPSCQDTGVIQFFVRCGANFPLIGELEELLREAVLRATREAPLRHNSVETFDEYNTGKNVGKGTPSVFWEIVPQSSECEIHTYMAGGGCSLPGKAIVLMPGMGYEGVVKFVMDIMTSYGINACPPLLVGVGVGTSIDVASLLSKKALMRPLGSHNPNERAALTEKLLEESINKIGLGPQGMSGASSVMGVHIENCARHPSVIAVAINVGCWSHRKGHIVWDEQLNFAVKSHKEFAL from the coding sequence ATGGATAAACAAAAAGCCGCCCAAAAGATGACCGAAGTCATGGCGAAATTCGTCGGCTACACGGGCAAGGTGCTGCCTGACGACGTGACGGCAAAACTGCGGGAGCTTAGCGAACGCGAGACGCAGCCGCTGGCAAAAGAGATCTACAAAACGATGTTTGAAAACCAGCGCCTAGCTAAGCAGCTAGATCGTCCGTCTTGTCAGGATACGGGCGTGATCCAGTTTTTCGTGCGCTGCGGAGCGAACTTCCCGCTCATCGGCGAGCTTGAGGAGCTGCTGCGAGAGGCCGTACTGCGAGCGACGCGCGAGGCTCCGCTGCGTCACAACAGCGTCGAGACCTTTGACGAGTACAACACCGGCAAAAACGTCGGCAAGGGCACGCCGAGCGTATTTTGGGAGATCGTGCCGCAAAGCAGCGAGTGCGAGATCCACACCTATATGGCGGGCGGCGGCTGTAGTCTACCCGGCAAGGCAATCGTGCTGATGCCGGGCATGGGCTACGAGGGGGTCGTGAAATTCGTCATGGACATAATGACGAGCTACGGCATAAACGCCTGTCCGCCGCTGCTAGTGGGCGTAGGCGTGGGCACCTCTATCGACGTGGCATCCTTGCTATCCAAAAAAGCGCTGATGAGACCGCTTGGCTCGCATAATCCAAACGAACGCGCCGCGCTAACCGAAAAGCTGCTCGAAGAGAGCATAAACAAAATCGGCCTGGGCCCGCAGGGCATGAGCGGCGCGAGCTCAGTGATGGGCGTACATATCGAAAACTGCGCCCGCCACCCTAGCGTCATCGCCGTCGCCATAAACGTAGGCTGCTGGTCGCACCGCAAAGGCCATATCGTCTGGGACGAGCAGCTAAATTTTGCCGTAAAATCGCACAAGGAGTTCGCGCTATGA